ACGCCCGCAGCACCTGCGGACGGCCGCGCCAATCACTCGGGTAAGCCCCATCGGCGGGACCGGCACATGTGTGGCGATGGACGTAGACGGCTCCGGTCTCGCTGTACGGGCTGCGCGGCATCGGCGGGCGGTAGCCGAACAGCATGATGGCCTCACCGAACCGTGCATCGCGCAGGCAGCAGCGCAACGGCTCGCCGCCGACCGCGCACAGGTCAACGGCAGGCGTGCCTGCGTAGTCGACGAACGACGTACGCACGTCGTCGAGCTCGGCGGCATCGATCGGACTGATCGTGAAAGGTCGGGTTCTCGTTGTCATACCTCGCAGACGCTGCGTCCCGACCATCCGTGAGATCGGCCGCGGACTAGCCGGTCACGTGGTGCACGAAGCACCAGCGCCAGGCCTCGCCCGGCTCGAAGCTGCGCATCACGGCATGGTCGCTGCTCTTCCAATGCGCTGACGCGTGCCGACCCGGCGAGGAGTCACAGCACCCGATGTATCCGCACACCATGCACTCGCGCAGATGCACCCAGGTTGCCCCCTCCTCCAGACACTGCTCACAGCCCTCGGGCGTACGCGGGCGCGGCACGTCGACGTACGTACGTAGGTCCGCACACTTGCCTCGGTTTCCTGATGGCACCAGGTCCACCTCTCTCTGCGAGGTCGTCGTGCCGTCTGCTGAGCGATCGAGGATCGTCTCCTCCACATCGAGCGCATCGAGCACCTGCCGGAGCACGGTCTGGTCGACGAGTCCGTTGCGGCGGATCCGCAGTACCTCCTCGCGCTCCGACTCCAGCATCGCATCGCGCAGCCTCGCGTACTGCGCCGAAGGCGGTTCACTGGAACCGCCCAGCCGCTCCCATACGGCGTTCGCCCGATCGAGTGAACGCTGCTGCAGCCGCCGGACCACCTCATCGGGTTCATCCCCGGTGAGCTCGTTGTCGAGGCGTTTCAGGCCGGCGCGAGCCGCACGCTGGTAGACCGTCGCCTCCTGCAGATGATCCTCGTGCGGGTCGGGAGGACGCAGATCCAGCCGGCGTACGAGCGGCGGCAGGGTGAGGCCCTGGATGAGCAGGGTTCCGGCAGTGACGAAGAACGCGACCGCGACGAACACCTCGCGGTACGGGGTGTCCTCGGGCAACAGGAATACCGCGGCGAGTGTCACGACGCCGCGCATTCCCGCCCAGGACACGACGGTCGTGAACTGCCACGGTGGGCTCGGATCGACCCGTCGGACCGCCGGGATCATTCGCGGTACGTACGTCGCCGGGAACACCCAGCAGAACCGCAGGACGATCGTCGCAACCAACGTGGCGACGCAGGTCCACACGATCGTCGACGTCGCGAGGTCGCTGTCGCCCAGATCGGAGAGGACCGAACGTACCTGCAACCCGATCAGCAAGAACACGGTGTTCTCGAGCAAAAACCCGATCGTCGCCCAGATCGTCCGCTCGAACACACGCGACGAAGCCGACTGGATCACCGGAGCCTTGTGCCCGAGCAGCAGGCCCGCGACGACGACGGCGAGCACACCG
The sequence above is drawn from the Nocardioidaceae bacterium SCSIO 66511 genome and encodes:
- a CDS encoding DUF1203 domain-containing protein, yielding MTTRTRPFTISPIDAAELDDVRTSFVDYAGTPAVDLCAVGGEPLRCCLRDARFGEAIMLFGYRPPMPRSPYSETGAVYVHRHTCAGPADGAYPSDWRGRPQVLRAYDELGWIHDASRTHDGTDPERELEEVLAAPGVVQVHSRNILHGCFMFVAVSRR
- a CDS encoding Na+/H+ antiporter, which gives rise to MRIGTVHIAVTMVVIVTCVVAVSALARRTGIPAPLVLVVAGFVGSYVPFIPDVALTPDLVLLGLLPPLLYAAAIRTSLIDFRRNKRPIALLSVGLVVFTTLGIGLLIWWLLPVPLAAALALGAVVAPPDAVAATSIARRVGMPRRIVTILEGESLVNDATALVTLRTAIAAMGAGGVTVWAVGADLVVSSLGAIAIGVVVAVVVGWVRRRVTDTLTDVSISILTPWIAYIPAEEIHASGVLAVVVAGLLLGHKAPVIQSASSRVFERTIWATIGFLLENTVFLLIGLQVRSVLSDLGDSDLATSTIVWTCVATLVATIVLRFCWVFPATYVPRMIPAVRRVDPSPPWQFTTVVSWAGMRGVVTLAAVFLLPEDTPYREVFVAVAFFVTAGTLLIQGLTLPPLVRRLDLRPPDPHEDHLQEATVYQRAARAGLKRLDNELTGDEPDEVVRRLQQRSLDRANAVWERLGGSSEPPSAQYARLRDAMLESEREEVLRIRRNGLVDQTVLRQVLDALDVEETILDRSADGTTTSQREVDLVPSGNRGKCADLRTYVDVPRPRTPEGCEQCLEEGATWVHLRECMVCGYIGCCDSSPGRHASAHWKSSDHAVMRSFEPGEAWRWCFVHHVTG